Part of the Deinococcus roseus genome, CCGCCTGGACCACCGCTGTGCTGGTGAAGTGAACAGTTCACAGTAGACAGTTCACAGCAGGCAAGTCACAAAACTTACTGCCTTTCATGGGTTCCTCCTCTAAACTGGGAGGAACCTTTCTTTTGGATCATTCCTCAGCCCCCATGCCAGCAGTGCACATTGTCAGGAACAGTTTTCAGGGTTTCACAGGAATTCAGAATTGTGAACTGCACACTGTCCACTGTGAACTGAAATTTAGAAACCTGTTTGAACTTTGGCGTTACAATGAAACCAACGTTCAAAACGTGTTCCTGTCACTTCGGCATCAGAGGAGGCTTACTTGATCCCCTTCCACAAAAATCCTTTAGGACTCCCCAGGGTGTCCTCGACGCTGAAACAACTGCTTCAGGGGGCGCAGGGCTGGATGTTCCTGGTGTCTCCTGAGGGTAAAATTCTGCAGGTCAGCGAGTCGGTCAGCCGGGATTTGCACCTGGATTCCCGCCTGAGCGGCCTGCCCCTGCAAGATCTGGATGCCTGGACCCCAGAAAGCCGGCAGAAACTGGAACACCTGTTCGGGAATGCTCCCCTGCCTGCAGAAATCCAGCTGGACATGACCAGCCATCAGGGTTTGCACTTCACCCTCACCCCCATTCAGGGGCCCACCGGGAAAACCACCAGTGTGGTGCTGGAAACCCAGCCCCAGCAAGCCGCTGACCAGACCCTCTCCGGAGTTCTGGAACACGCCCAGATTGCGCTGGCGGTGCTGGATGGCAACGAAAAACTGCTGTGGGGCAACCGTGCCCTCAGCAAACTGCTGGGGGTGCCCCACGAAGACCTGTCACAAGTCCATCTGCCAAGGGTGATTGGCATGTCGGTGGCAGACCGCTCGCTGGACGATTTGCAGTTTCACACCAAATGGCTGCGCGAAGACGGTCAGGCCATCTGGATCAATGTGGGGGTGCGCCAGATCGCTCCCTTCGACACAGGCACCCCTTACACCCTGCTGGAGCTCTCAGATGCCACCGCTGAGCTGTCTGTGCGGCACGAACTTGAGGGCATGCGCAGCCAGCTGGAATTTGCTTTGCAGAGCAGCGGGGTGGGCACCTGGGAATGGGAGGTGCAGTCCGACACCCTGACCTGGGATGCCCGCATGTGCGAGATGTACGGGCTGCAGCAGGACACCTTTCTGGGGCGCTTTGCAGACTGGCCTCCTCTGGTGCACCCGGAAGACAGCGCCAAGGTGGTGGGGTTCACCTTTCAGGCCCTCAGTGGTCACAGCAACGAGGCAGAATTCCGCATCCTGCTGCCAGACGGCTCGGTCAGGCACACCAAGGTGGTGGCCCACCAGATCAAAGACGGCGCAGGACACACCCTGAAAATCATGGGCACCAGCTGGGACATCACCCGCGAGAAACGCATCGAGCTGGATTTGCGAGAAGCCCACCGCATCGCCCAGATTGCCAGCTGGAAATGGGACCTGGTGCACAGCACCCTGGACTGGTCCGATGAATTTCGCAGGATGCTGGGGTTCACTGCAGAGGCCCCGGTGCCGGACATCGACACGCTCAATGCGGTGCTGGCCCCCCACAGCCGCCAGACCCTGCAAGAGGTGATGCAGGAGGCCATTCTGAATCAGGATGACTTTGCCCTGGATGTTGAACTGCAGGGCAAAAGCAAAACCCGCTGGCTTCACCTGAAAGGCCGCATCGCCCAGAACCGTGAAGGGCAGGCCGTGATGGTGTATGGCACGGCCCAGGACATCACCGAAAGCAAAACCGCCCGTGAAGAGTTGCTGATCCTCTCCAACCGCCTGCTGCTGGCCACCGAGGCGGGCGGCATTGGCATCTGGGAGTGGGACAGTGCCAGCATGTGCATCGAGATGGACCGCAAAATGTGCGACCTGATGGGCCTCCCGGAAGGCAGCCCTTCAAATCAGGATGTGTACCGCATGATCCACGAGCGGATCCACCAGGACGATCAACTCCTGCTGGAAGAATTCTTCCGCTCTGTTGCAGAAGGCAAACAGCAGGGCCAGGACATCCTGCATGCAGATTTCCGAGTGCTGCTGCCCCGAAACAGGGTGCGGGTTCTGCGCTCCCATGCCAAGGTGCTGCCGGGCAGCAACCCCGGTTCTTACCGCATGCTGGGAACCGCCTGGGACATCACCGACCAGAAGACCACCGAGCACCTGATCCGCCACCAGGCCAACCACGACGCCCTCACCGACCTGCCCAACCGCCGCCTGTTCTTTGAGTTGCTGTCCCAGGAAATCAAGAACACCCAGCGCACCGATCAGGCCTGCGCGGTGCTGTTCATCGATCTGGACCGTTTTAAAGAGGTCAACGACACCTACGGCCACCAGGCTGGAGACGAGCTTCTGAAAGAAGTCTCCAACCGCCTGAAAATGTGCACCCGTGCCAGTGACGTGCTGGCGAGACTTTCTGGCGACGAGTTCGTGATCATGCTGACCCACCTCACCGAAATCACCCCTGCCGCCATGATTGCAGAGCGGATTCTGGCCATCCTGTCCCACCCGGTGCGGATTGGCAGAGAAAACCTCACCATCACGGCCAGCATCGGGATTGCGGTTTATCCAGACGATGCAGACGACGCCAACAAACTGCTCATCTACGCCGATCAGGCCATGTACAACGCCAAAAATGAAGGCAAGAACCGTTATGCTTTCTTCCAGAAAGCCATGCAGGATCAGGCTGTGGAGAAACGCACCCTGACGGTTGAACTGAACCAGGCCATCAAACGCAACGAGCTGGAGATGTACTACCAGCCCATCCTGGACCTCAACTCCCACCGCATCGTCAAGGCAGAGGCACTTTTGCGCTGGAAACACCCCGAAAAAGGCTTCATCAGCCCGGCGGTGTTCATTCCCATTGCCGAGGAAAGCGATCTGATTCACGCCCTGGGCGACTGGGTGTTCCGAACGGTGATCCAGCAGGTCAAAGTCTGGAACCGCCTGGACATGCAACCCATCGATGTCTCGGTGAACGTTTCTGCCAAGCAGTTTCTGCAGAAAGGCACCATGGAGCGCTTCATGGGATACATCCAGGAGGCAGGCATCAGCCCGGACCGCCTGATCATCGAGATCACCGAAAGCGTGTTCCTGCAGGACGCTTT contains:
- a CDS encoding bifunctional diguanylate cyclase/phosphodiesterase is translated as MIPFHKNPLGLPRVSSTLKQLLQGAQGWMFLVSPEGKILQVSESVSRDLHLDSRLSGLPLQDLDAWTPESRQKLEHLFGNAPLPAEIQLDMTSHQGLHFTLTPIQGPTGKTTSVVLETQPQQAADQTLSGVLEHAQIALAVLDGNEKLLWGNRALSKLLGVPHEDLSQVHLPRVIGMSVADRSLDDLQFHTKWLREDGQAIWINVGVRQIAPFDTGTPYTLLELSDATAELSVRHELEGMRSQLEFALQSSGVGTWEWEVQSDTLTWDARMCEMYGLQQDTFLGRFADWPPLVHPEDSAKVVGFTFQALSGHSNEAEFRILLPDGSVRHTKVVAHQIKDGAGHTLKIMGTSWDITREKRIELDLREAHRIAQIASWKWDLVHSTLDWSDEFRRMLGFTAEAPVPDIDTLNAVLAPHSRQTLQEVMQEAILNQDDFALDVELQGKSKTRWLHLKGRIAQNREGQAVMVYGTAQDITESKTAREELLILSNRLLLATEAGGIGIWEWDSASMCIEMDRKMCDLMGLPEGSPSNQDVYRMIHERIHQDDQLLLEEFFRSVAEGKQQGQDILHADFRVLLPRNRVRVLRSHAKVLPGSNPGSYRMLGTAWDITDQKTTEHLIRHQANHDALTDLPNRRLFFELLSQEIKNTQRTDQACAVLFIDLDRFKEVNDTYGHQAGDELLKEVSNRLKMCTRASDVLARLSGDEFVIMLTHLTEITPAAMIAERILAILSHPVRIGRENLTITASIGIAVYPDDADDANKLLIYADQAMYNAKNEGKNRYAFFQKAMQDQAVEKRTLTVELNQAIKRNELEMYYQPILDLNSHRIVKAEALLRWKHPEKGFISPAVFIPIAEESDLIHALGDWVFRTVIQQVKVWNRLDMQPIDVSVNVSAKQFLQKGTMERFMGYIQEAGISPDRLIIEITESVFLQDAFEIAEQFRLIQEAGIRLALDDFGTGYSSLNYLTRFDTRFIKIDRSFVKNLETDTSSPIIDAIIAMSHQLGKTVIAEGVETLEQVEWLKARDCDYVQGYYYARPMPAGDFVKFVEQFLEQLNPENP